The following are encoded together in the Pleurocapsa sp. FMAR1 genome:
- a CDS encoding ammonium transporter, whose protein sequence is MNSKFLETSRSLGHENDKSGGTQVRNLVPRPLRTIFKSFSPAWFICIPLAAIIVIVWNTAATAQGLEPPTDLAQLTIVVDTVFLLASSILVIFMNAGFGMLEAGFCRQKNAVNILAKNLIVFAIATLAYWAVGYALMYGEGNPFIGLQGFFFNGDSIPYGNEPYPAAVPETVSFLFQVAFAATAATIVSGAVAERIKFGAFLIFSTLLVAISYAVTGHWVWDGGWLNSGADGALAFHDFAGSTIVHSVGGWAALVGAAILGPRLGKYQNGRIGAIPGHNMGFATLGCLILWIGWFGFNPGSELAADANVPYIAVTTNLAAAAGGTTATFTSWLKDGKPDLSMIINGILAGLVSITAGCDDVSLLSAVIIGAIAGIIVVFSVAFFDSIKIDDPVGATSVHLVCGIWGTLAVGIFGTANIITQIIGIASIGAFTVVFSAIVWTLLKVTIGIRVHEDEERRGLDISEHGMEAYSGFVKEADILSGGGSGMPVDINPAKRSEF, encoded by the coding sequence ATGAATTCTAAATTCTTAGAAACAAGTAGATCTCTTGGACATGAAAATGACAAGAGTGGAGGAACACAGGTTAGAAACTTAGTTCCAAGACCTTTGAGAACAATATTTAAATCTTTTTCCCCTGCGTGGTTTATCTGTATTCCCCTCGCAGCGATTATTGTTATCGTTTGGAATACAGCAGCAACGGCTCAGGGATTAGAACCCCCTACAGATCTGGCGCAACTAACAATTGTCGTAGACACGGTCTTTCTTCTAGCAAGTTCTATTCTAGTAATCTTTATGAATGCTGGATTTGGGATGCTGGAGGCAGGATTCTGTCGTCAGAAAAATGCGGTCAATATTCTGGCGAAAAACTTAATCGTTTTTGCGATCGCTACTTTAGCATATTGGGCAGTAGGTTATGCTCTTATGTACGGTGAAGGTAATCCTTTTATTGGTTTACAAGGATTTTTCTTTAATGGCGATTCTATTCCTTATGGTAACGAGCCTTATCCCGCAGCGGTTCCCGAAACAGTTTCTTTCTTGTTTCAGGTAGCTTTTGCAGCCACAGCAGCAACCATTGTTTCTGGTGCAGTAGCAGAGAGAATCAAGTTTGGTGCTTTTCTAATCTTTAGTACTCTATTAGTAGCTATTTCTTATGCTGTTACTGGACACTGGGTTTGGGATGGTGGCTGGTTAAATAGTGGCGCAGATGGCGCACTTGCATTTCATGACTTTGCAGGTTCTACTATAGTTCACTCCGTTGGTGGATGGGCAGCTTTAGTCGGTGCAGCAATCTTAGGTCCAAGACTGGGCAAATACCAAAATGGTAGAATAGGCGCGATCCCTGGTCACAACATGGGTTTTGCTACTCTGGGTTGTTTGATCCTCTGGATTGGCTGGTTTGGTTTTAACCCAGGTTCAGAATTGGCAGCAGATGCTAATGTTCCCTATATCGCTGTGACTACTAACCTAGCAGCAGCAGCAGGGGGTACTACCGCAACCTTCACTTCTTGGCTCAAAGACGGTAAACCAGATTTATCGATGATCATCAACGGTATTTTAGCTGGTTTGGTCAGTATTACTGCTGGTTGTGATGATGTCAGCCTTTTATCGGCTGTAATCATTGGTGCGATCGCTGGTATTATCGTCGTTTTCTCTGTTGCTTTTTTTGACAGTATCAAGATTGATGATCCTGTGGGTGCAACTTCTGTTCACCTAGTCTGTGGTATCTGGGGAACTCTAGCAGTAGGTATTTTTGGTACAGCGAACATTATTACGCAAATTATCGGTATTGCATCCATTGGTGCCTTTACTGTAGTCTTTAGTGCCATTGTCTGGACTCTACTCAAGGTAACTATTGGTATTCGAGTCCACGAAGACGAAGAAAGACGTGGTTTAGATATCAGTGAACATGGAATGGAAGCATATAGTGGCTTTGTAAAAGAAGCGGATATTTTATCTGGTGGTGGTTCAGGGATGCCTGTAGATATCAACCCAGCTAAAAGATCAGAATTTTAA